One region of Spiroplasma endosymbiont of Asaphidion curtum genomic DNA includes:
- a CDS encoding HAD family hydrolase produces the protein MMKIKLVALDLDKTLLKNHFELHPENIVAVKQAQELGVKVIIVTGRSPQSSYKFARELGLYETSEHMVCFNGAYVINLRTGELLVDKEIASGTIKQIINLAKNYKVAFWGYSVDGNIGYILKKTFKIWLIQKLNRRKIVKVNENSDVRMYKILLLGRSKRINSLALELEKLQIAEIVVSDKGKSRMIEVNELNISKASGVKHLAKMWNINREEVMAIGDGMNDYKLVEWAGYGIAMKDSEKPLLAIANDITDTYNNGGVSKAIHKYILDVN, from the coding sequence ATGATGAAAATTAAGTTAGTTGCTTTAGATTTGGATAAAACATTATTGAAAAATCATTTTGAGTTACATCCAGAAAATATTGTTGCTGTGAAGCAAGCTCAAGAACTTGGTGTTAAAGTAATTATTGTTACAGGGCGATCACCGCAATCTAGTTATAAATTTGCTCGCGAGTTAGGTTTATATGAAACTAGTGAGCATATGGTATGTTTTAATGGTGCCTATGTTATTAATTTAAGAACTGGTGAATTATTAGTTGATAAAGAAATAGCATCAGGTACTATTAAGCAAATTATTAATTTAGCTAAAAATTATAAAGTTGCTTTTTGAGGTTATAGTGTTGATGGTAATATTGGTTATATTTTAAAGAAAACTTTTAAAATTTGGTTAATTCAAAAATTAAATCGTCGTAAAATTGTTAAAGTTAATGAAAATTCTGATGTTAGAATGTATAAAATTTTATTATTAGGTAGGAGTAAAAGAATTAATAGTTTAGCGCTAGAATTAGAAAAGTTACAAATTGCTGAAATTGTGGTTTCTGATAAGGGAAAATCTAGGATGATTGAGGTTAATGAATTGAATATTAGTAAAGCAAGTGGTGTTAAACATTTAGCTAAGATGTGAAATATTAACCGTGAAGAAGTTATGGCGATTGGTGATGGGATGAATGATTATAAATTAGTTGAATGAGCTGGTTATGGAATTGCAATGAAAGATAGTGAAAAACCATTATTAGCAATTGCTAACGATATTACTGATACTTATAATAATGGTGGCGTTAGTAAAGCAATTCATAAATATATATTAGATGTTAACTAA
- a CDS encoding IS5 family transposase (programmed frameshift), which yields MKFDKFNFINDKELLRLTGIKQSTFNKMLNILKEAELKKFKRGGKNNKLSLENRLLMTLSYWREYRTYFHLGKSFDISEASCYRNIKWIEDILIKHPDFQQLAGKKALINDYFNDKTIIIDATETPIQRPKKGQKQSYSGKKKKHTIKTQVIIEKESKIIIATNFSLGKKHDFCLFKESKIPILKNTKLIVDNGYQGIQKIHSNVLIPKKKTKKNPLNKEQKHNNKLISKMRIIIGNIFAILKKFKIITEKYRNHRKRFSLRFNLIASIYNLQL from the exons ATGAAATTTGATAAATTTAATTTTATTAATGATAAAGAATTATTACGATTAACTGGAATAAAGCAAAGTACTTTTAATAAAATGTTAAATATTTTAAAAGAAGCTGAGTTAAAAAAGTTTAAAAGAGGTGGTAAAAATAATAAATTATCATTAGAAAATAGATTATTGATGACTTTATCATATTGACGAGAATATCGTACTTATTTTCATCTTGGTAAAAGTTTTGATATTAGTGAAGCTAGTTGTTATCGAAATATCAAGTGAATTGAAGATATTTTAATCAAACATCCTGATTTTCAACAACTTGCTGGTAAAAAAGCATTAATAAATGATTATTTTAATGATAAAACAATTATTATTGATGCTACAGAAACACCCATTCAACGCCCAAAAAAAG GACAAAAACAATCTTATTCAGGAAAAAAGAAAAAACACACTATTAAAACACAAGTAATTATTGAAAAAGAAAGCAAAATAATTATTGCAACAAATTTTTCTCTCGGTAAAAAGCATGATTTTTGTTTATTTAAAGAATCAAAAATCCCAATTTTAAAAAATACTAAATTAATAGTTGATAATGGTTATCAAGGAATACAAAAAATTCATAGTAATGTTCTAATACCTAAGAAAAAAACAAAGAAAAACCCTTTAAATAAAGAACAAAAACATAATAATAAATTAATTTCAAAAATGAGAATTATTATTGGAAATATTTTTGCTATTCTTAAAAAATTTAAAATTATTACTGAAAAATATCGTAATCATAGAAAACGATTTAGTTTAAGATTTAATTTAATTGCTTCAATTTATAATTTGCAATTATAG
- a CDS encoding ATP-binding protein — MDIYHRIQKNKIVALQKFIAEHKLLKKDLLRNSDILEKYLNNFVECLDGLNWNECQQLIPGYRLELVYENQRIYLEMQDCLHRQLLKVNDKIRNNYLICHFPLSMINLSLENDFHLPENDFIRIKFKEYFINFVKKEQTTGLYIYGAPGIGKTYISILLANSLVRNNYKVCFVFVPQLMSQLKQAISKATNSLSTDIYKLQTCDVLFLDDLAGEPVSEWTRDEILFGILNYRMQHNLSTFFTSNYDMGNLQEYYSRNAKYKNIDIVKSIRLVERIRYLAKPVLLGGDVLRKYAQ; from the coding sequence ATGGATATCTATCATCGGATTCAAAAAAATAAGATTGTTGCTTTGCAAAAATTTATTGCTGAACATAAATTACTAAAAAAAGATTTATTACGAAATAGTGATATTTTAGAAAAATATTTAAATAATTTTGTTGAATGTTTGGATGGTTTAAATTGAAATGAATGTCAACAATTAATTCCTGGCTATCGGTTAGAATTGGTTTATGAAAATCAACGCATTTATTTAGAAATGCAAGATTGTTTACATCGTCAACTTTTGAAAGTTAATGATAAAATTCGTAATAATTATTTAATTTGTCATTTTCCTTTATCAATGATTAATTTATCATTAGAAAATGATTTTCATTTACCAGAAAATGATTTTATTCGCATAAAATTTAAAGAATATTTTATTAATTTTGTTAAAAAAGAGCAAACAACAGGATTATATATTTATGGTGCTCCTGGTATTGGTAAAACTTATATTTCTATTTTATTAGCTAATAGTTTAGTTCGGAATAATTATAAAGTATGTTTTGTTTTTGTTCCACAATTAATGAGTCAATTAAAACAAGCAATTTCTAAAGCAACTAATTCATTATCTACTGATATTTATAAACTTCAAACTTGTGATGTGTTATTTTTAGATGATTTAGCTGGTGAACCAGTATCGGAATGAACTCGTGATGAGATTTTATTTGGTATTTTAAATTATCGGATGCAACATAATTTATCAACATTTTTTACTTCTAATTATGATATGGGAAACTTACAAGAATATTATAGTCGTAATGCTAAATATAAAAATATTGATATTGTGAAATCAATTCGATTAGTAGAAAGAATTAGATACTTGGCAAAACCAGTATTATTAGGGGGCGATGTTCTTCGTAAATATGCCCAATAA
- the dcm gene encoding DNA (cytosine-5-)-methyltransferase — translation MRFFAILFTCTYKYNSANVKNLVNHNNKKTFKFIIKTLEDLNYKVFYKVINSCDFGLAQSRNRVYIIALHKEKLKNCEFIFPTGFNSKIVVKDILENHNINKYIIDSKEFTIDINKVNKNMIHKTSFRVGAFKKGGQGEQIYSIYGKAIPLLAEGGGIAAKTGAYYVNGNIRKLSPIECARLQGFPTTFKIIHSDKSLKTIW, via the coding sequence ATGAGATTTTTTGCAATTTTATTTACTTGCACTTACAAGTATAATTCAGCAAATGTTAAAAATTTAGTTAATCATAATAATAAAAAAACTTTTAAATTCATTATTAAAACATTAGAAGATTTAAATTATAAAGTTTTTTATAAGGTAATTAATTCTTGTGATTTTGGTTTAGCACAGTCAAGGAATCGGGTTTATATTATTGCTTTGCATAAAGAAAAATTAAAAAATTGCGAATTTATTTTTCCTACTGGTTTTAATTCCAAAATAGTAGTTAAAGATATTTTAGAAAATCATAATATTAATAAATATATTATTGATAGTAAAGAATTTACTATTGATATCAATAAAGTTAATAAAAATATGATTCATAAAACTTCTTTTAGAGTAGGAGCATTTAAAAAAGGTGGTCAAGGAGAACAAATTTATAGTATTTATGGTAAAGCAATTCCGCTCTTGGCTGAGGGCGGCGGAATTGCTGCAAAAACTGGTGCTTATTATGTTAATGGTAATATTAGAAAACTTTCGCCAATTGAATGTGCTAGGTTACAAGGCTTTCCAACAACATTTAAAATTATTCATTCTGATAAAAGCTTGAAAACAATTTGGTAA
- a CDS encoding IS30 family transposase — protein MSNARSLLIAQNKAENRKQSHVYFHKFKNRELVKYVQQKLLLGWSPEQIYGRIKNFHKEWIISFKTIYNWIYSGLLEKVTNKNLRRKGKKRKSQENRGKFNGKSIKERNINVNNRITVGHWEGDTVVSSRGKSKSCLITLVERTSRFTLAMLVENRTTKVVNENISHYLSILPNNLVKTITFDRGKEFSNWQQLEKNLNVKIYFANAYSPWQRGTNENTNGLIREKFPKKFNFSNTTKNAVHKFILSLNQRPRKILNYLSPIEYLVRKII, from the coding sequence ATAAGTAATGCAAGAAGTCTATTAATTGCACAAAATAAAGCAGAAAACAGAAAACAATCACATGTTTATTTTCATAAGTTTAAAAATAGAGAATTAGTAAAATATGTACAACAAAAATTACTATTAGGTTGATCGCCTGAACAAATTTATGGCAGAATTAAAAATTTTCATAAAGAATGAATTATTAGTTTTAAAACAATTTACAATTGAATTTATTCTGGATTACTTGAAAAAGTTACTAATAAAAATTTAAGAAGAAAAGGTAAGAAACGAAAATCTCAAGAAAATCGCGGTAAATTTAATGGTAAATCAATTAAAGAACGAAATATTAATGTTAATAATCGTATAACTGTTGGTCATTGAGAAGGTGATACTGTAGTATCATCACGAGGTAAAAGTAAATCATGTTTAATAACTTTAGTTGAAAGAACATCAAGATTTACTTTAGCAATGTTAGTTGAAAATAGAACTACTAAAGTTGTTAACGAAAACATTAGCCATTATTTATCAATTCTTCCAAATAATCTTGTTAAGACTATAACATTTGATAGGGGTAAAGAATTTTCTAATTGACAACAACTTGAAAAAAATTTAAATGTGAAAATTTATTTTGCTAATGCGTATTCGCCTTGACAAAGAGGTACTAATGAAAATACTAATGGTTTAATTAGAGAAAAATTTCCTAAAAAATTTAATTTTTCAAATACTACTAAAAATGCAGTTCATAAATTTATATTGTCTTTAAACCAAAGACCAAGAAAAATACTAAATTATCTTTCACCAATCGAATATTTGGTTAGAAAAATAATTTAG
- a CDS encoding integrase core domain-containing protein, with translation MKYIISHADLADLKAKIQSWLSANCRNPYYYKTKKRITAYLNLCTYFYIEETTLTKLIKKYFKNATKTFYRWAEKIMTAYYSDNLDLLLFKTTKPQNLNYQYSLNSREKVCDLYFDYKNLQTGGMWSLFNNLKIGFHDVKNLEVPKNIKTFYRWIKSDPRWKELKQQIKQTKRYFKRYEVSEIGLLQMDAKIITTSNFPVDKKYYIYDFIDEMTRIVFGYVYDSLGTNNAVNAVQRAMKDFNELGIIVKRIRTDNAPEFTTTNWSNKKSYKVKERHFTTFLSKNGIVHETTPIRSPQSNGKIERFHQHYTKLFYSKDKKLNQNELQHYLNKYYYFYNFERPHSSLNTKTPFQTLEKFSTK, from the coding sequence ATGAAATATATTATTTCTCACGCTGATTTAGCAGATTTAAAAGCCAAAATCCAAAGTTGATTAAGTGCTAATTGCCGTAATCCTTATTACTATAAAACTAAAAAACGCATTACTGCCTATTTAAATTTATGTACTTATTTTTATATCGAAGAAACTACTTTAACAAAACTTATTAAAAAATATTTTAAGAATGCAACGAAAACCTTTTATCGCTGGGCGGAAAAAATTATGACCGCTTATTATTCTGACAATTTAGATTTGTTATTGTTCAAAACCACAAAACCACAAAATCTTAATTATCAATATAGTTTAAATTCTCGTGAAAAAGTATGTGATTTATATTTTGATTACAAAAATCTTCAAACCGGTGGAATGTGGTCTTTATTTAACAATTTAAAAATCGGTTTTCATGATGTTAAAAATTTAGAAGTTCCTAAAAACATCAAAACTTTTTATCGCTGAATTAAATCTGACCCTCGTTGAAAAGAATTAAAACAACAAATCAAACAAACAAAACGCTATTTTAAGCGTTATGAAGTCTCAGAGATTGGTCTTTTGCAAATGGATGCTAAAATTATTACCACATCAAATTTTCCGGTTGATAAAAAATATTACATTTATGATTTCATTGACGAAATGACACGCATAGTATTTGGGTATGTTTATGATAGTTTAGGAACTAATAATGCAGTTAATGCCGTACAAAGAGCAATGAAAGATTTTAACGAACTTGGAATAATAGTTAAACGCATTAGAACTGATAATGCTCCTGAATTTACTACTACTAACTGAAGTAATAAAAAATCGTACAAAGTAAAAGAAAGGCATTTTACAACCTTTCTTTCGAAGAACGGAATTGTCCACGAAACCACACCGATTCGTTCGCCACAGAGTAACGGTAAAATTGAGCGGTTTCATCAACATTATACCAAATTATTTTATTCTAAGGATAAAAAATTAAATCAAAACGAACTTCAACATTATTTAAACAAATATTATTACTTTTATAATTTTGAACGCCCTCATTCATCATTAAATACTAAAACACCATTTCAAACATTGGAAAAATTTTCAACAAAATAA
- a CDS encoding IS30 family transposase: MGYKHLGIYERIYIENQLKFKVKISEIAKNLNRSISTIIREVNRNKDSNHYFSLIAQNKAENRKQSHVYFHKFKNRELVKYVQQKLLLGWSPEQIYGRIKNFHKEWIISFKTIYNWIYSGLLEKVTNKNLRRKGKKRKSQENRGKFNGKSIKERNINVNNRITVGHWEGDTVVSSRGKSKSCLITLVERTSRFTLAMLVENRTTKVVNENISHYLSILPNNLVKTITFDRGKEFSNWQQLEKNLNVKIYFANAYSPWQRGTNENTNGLIREKFPKKFNFSNTTKNAVHKFILSLNQRPRKILNYLSPIEYLVRKII; this comes from the coding sequence ATGGGTTACAAACATCTTGGCATATATGAAAGAATTTATATTGAGAATCAATTGAAGTTTAAAGTAAAAATTAGTGAAATAGCTAAAAATCTTAATCGAAGTATTAGTACTATTATTCGAGAAGTCAATAGAAATAAAGATAGTAATCATTATTTTTCATTAATTGCACAAAATAAAGCAGAAAACAGAAAACAATCACATGTTTATTTTCATAAGTTTAAAAATAGAGAATTAGTAAAATATGTACAACAAAAATTACTATTAGGTTGATCGCCTGAACAAATTTATGGCAGAATTAAAAATTTTCATAAAGAATGAATTATTAGTTTTAAAACAATTTACAATTGAATTTATTCTGGATTACTTGAAAAAGTTACTAATAAAAATTTAAGAAGAAAAGGTAAGAAACGAAAATCTCAAGAAAATCGCGGTAAATTTAATGGTAAATCAATTAAAGAACGAAATATTAATGTTAATAATCGTATAACTGTTGGTCATTGAGAAGGTGATACTGTAGTATCATCACGAGGTAAAAGTAAATCATGTTTAATAACTTTAGTTGAAAGAACATCAAGATTTACTTTAGCAATGTTAGTTGAAAATAGAACTACTAAAGTTGTTAACGAAAACATTAGCCATTATTTATCAATTCTTCCAAATAATCTTGTTAAGACTATAACATTTGATAGGGGTAAAGAATTTTCTAATTGACAACAACTTGAAAAAAATTTAAATGTGAAAATTTATTTTGCTAATGCGTATTCGCCTTGACAAAGAGGTACTAATGAAAATACTAATGGTTTAATTAGAGAAAAATTTCCTAAAAAATTTAATTTTTCAAATACTACTAAAAATGCAGTTCATAAATTTATATTGTCTTTAAACCAAAGACCAAGAAAAATACTAAATTATCTTTCACCAATCGAATATTTGGTTAGAAAAATAATTTAG
- a CDS encoding helix-turn-helix domain-containing protein yields the protein MGYKHLGIYERIYIENQLKFKVKISEIAKNLNRSISTIIREVNRNKDSNL from the coding sequence ATGGGTTACAAACATCTTGGCATATATGAAAGAATTTATATTGAGAATCAATTGAAGTTTAAAGTAAAAATTAGTGAAATAGCTAAAAATCTTAATCGAAGTATTAGTACTATTATTCGAGAAGTCAATAGAAATAAAGATAGTAATCTGTAA
- a CDS encoding phosphoglycerate kinase, with protein sequence MKKTLADINFKDKKVLVRVDFNVPLVDGVISDDNRIISAIPTIKYLLDHDDAKVILLSHLGRIKRSEDLKKYSLKPVAKRLAELLGAEVNFVAEISGVTLQTAINSLQNKQVLLMENTRFADLENKRESNNDASLGKYWASLGDVFVNDAFGTAHREHASNVGIATNINESCIGLLVQKELAMLNKAIINPERPVVVILGGAKVSDKIGVIDNLLKIADKIIIGGAMSYTFLKAQEFNIGKSLIEEDKIELAKQYLQKANSKIILPIDHLMSKEFVDQSGINSDDANITDDFMGMDIGEKTITLFNDYIKEAKTIIWNGPVGVFEMKNFSKGTLTICETIAHLNNVFSIIGGGDSAAAAIQLGFKDKFSYISTGGGASLELLEGKPLPAIEVIQDK encoded by the coding sequence ATGAAAAAAACATTGGCAGATATTAATTTTAAAGATAAAAAAGTATTAGTCAGAGTAGATTTTAATGTGCCATTAGTTGATGGTGTTATTAGTGATGATAATCGTATTATTAGTGCCATCCCAACAATTAAATATTTATTAGACCACGATGATGCTAAAGTTATTTTATTATCACATTTGGGAAGAATAAAACGGTCAGAAGATTTAAAAAAATATTCATTAAAACCAGTAGCAAAGCGGTTAGCAGAGTTATTAGGTGCCGAAGTAAACTTTGTTGCTGAAATTAGTGGTGTAACATTGCAAACAGCAATTAATAGTTTACAAAATAAACAAGTTTTATTAATGGAAAATACTCGTTTTGCTGATTTAGAAAATAAAAGAGAATCTAATAATGATGCTAGTTTAGGTAAATATTGAGCAAGTTTAGGTGATGTGTTTGTTAATGATGCTTTTGGCACAGCCCATCGTGAGCATGCTTCTAATGTTGGCATTGCAACTAATATTAATGAATCGTGTATTGGTTTGTTAGTGCAAAAAGAGTTAGCAATGTTAAATAAAGCGATTATTAATCCTGAACGACCTGTTGTTGTAATTTTAGGGGGAGCAAAAGTATCTGATAAGATTGGTGTTATTGATAATCTTTTAAAGATAGCTGATAAAATAATTATTGGTGGAGCAATGAGTTATACTTTTTTAAAAGCACAAGAATTTAATATTGGAAAGTCTTTAATTGAAGAAGATAAAATAGAATTAGCTAAACAGTATTTACAAAAAGCAAACAGTAAAATAATTTTACCGATTGATCATTTGATGAGTAAGGAGTTTGTTGATCAGTCTGGAATTAATAGTGATGACGCTAATATTACTGATGATTTTATGGGAATGGATATTGGTGAGAAAACAATAACATTATTTAATGATTATATTAAAGAAGCTAAAACAATTATTTGAAATGGTCCGGTTGGCGTTTTTGAGATGAAAAATTTTAGTAAAGGAACCCTAACAATTTGTGAAACAATTGCTCATTTAAATAATGTTTTTAGTATTATTGGTGGTGGTGATTCAGCAGCAGCAGCCATTCAGTTAGGTTTTAAAGATAAGTTTAGTTATATTTCAACTGGTGGTGGAGCTAGTTTGGAATTATTAGAAGGTAAACCGTTACCAGCTATTGAAGTTATTCAAGATAAATAA
- a CDS encoding IS30 family transposase, translated as MYMVSTNKDSNHYFSLIAQNKAENRKQSHVYFHKFKNRELVKYVQQKLLLGWSPEQIYGRIKNFHKEWIISFKTIYNWIYSGLLEKVTNKNLRRKGKKRKSQENRGKFNGKSIKERNINVNNRITVGHWEGDTVVSSRGKSKSCLITLVERTSRFTLAMLVENRTTKVINENISHYLSILPNNLVKTITFDRGKEFSNWQQLEKNLNVKIYFANAYSPWQRGTNENTNGLIREKFPKKFNFSNTTKNAVHKFILSLNQRPRKILNYLSPIEYLVRKII; from the coding sequence ATGTATATGGTTTCTACAAATAAAGATAGTAATCATTATTTTTCATTAATTGCACAAAATAAAGCAGAAAACAGAAAACAATCACATGTTTATTTTCATAAGTTTAAAAATAGAGAATTAGTAAAATATGTACAACAAAAATTACTATTAGGTTGATCGCCTGAACAAATTTATGGCAGAATTAAAAATTTTCATAAAGAATGAATTATTAGTTTTAAAACAATTTACAATTGAATTTATTCTGGATTACTTGAAAAAGTTACTAATAAAAATTTAAGAAGAAAAGGTAAGAAACGAAAATCTCAAGAAAATCGCGGTAAATTTAATGGTAAATCAATTAAAGAACGAAATATTAATGTTAATAATCGTATAACTGTTGGTCATTGAGAAGGTGATACTGTAGTATCATCACGAGGTAAAAGTAAATCATGTTTAATAACTTTAGTTGAAAGAACATCAAGATTTACTTTAGCAATGTTAGTTGAAAATAGAACTACTAAAGTTATTAACGAAAACATTAGCCATTATTTATCAATTCTTCCAAATAATCTTGTTAAGACTATAACATTTGATAGGGGTAAAGAATTTTCTAATTGACAACAACTTGAAAAAAATTTAAATGTGAAAATTTATTTTGCTAATGCGTATTCGCCTTGACAAAGAGGTACTAATGAAAATACTAATGGTTTAATTAGAGAAAAATTTCCTAAAAAATTTAATTTTTCAAATACTACTAAAAATGCAGTTCATAAATTTATATTGTCTTTAAACCAAAGACCAAGAAAAATACTAAATTATCTTTCACCAATCGAATATTTGGTTAGAAAAATAATTTAG
- a CDS encoding transposase family protein: MLFSGKKRQHSLKSQIIIDLFNNKIISVDFCYGSIHDYKLFLKSNTLINPKLELIADSGYQGLQNVHKNTLLPIKKSKNNPLNPDKKEYNSFLSKVRIAIEHVFARLKRFKILVYRYRNKIRRFGLRFNLISGIYNFELS, from the coding sequence TTATTATTTTCTGGTAAGAAAAGGCAACATTCATTAAAATCGCAAATAATTATTGATTTATTTAACAATAAAATTATTTCAGTAGATTTTTGTTATGGCAGTATTCATGATTATAAGTTATTTTTAAAATCAAATACACTTATAAATCCAAAATTAGAATTAATTGCTGATTCAGGATATCAAGGTTTGCAAAATGTTCATAAAAATACATTATTGCCAATTAAAAAGAGTAAAAATAATCCTTTAAATCCAGATAAAAAGGAATATAACAGCTTTTTAAGTAAAGTTAGAATTGCCATTGAACATGTTTTTGCTAGATTAAAAAGATTTAAAATACTAGTTTATCGTTATCGCAATAAGATTAGAAGATTTGGATTACGATTTAACTTAATTTCAGGAATATATAATTTTGAATTAAGCTAG
- the gap gene encoding type I glyceraldehyde-3-phosphate dehydrogenase, giving the protein MTKKRIAINGFGRIGRLTLRILMNYENIEVVAINDLGDVKMLGHLLKYDSAQKRFDKEVIIKESSLVIDGHEIKIVSEKDPKNLPWKELNIDVVVESTGLFVTKESAATHIAAGAKKVVISAPAGADLKTVVFNVNHHEIVASDTIISAASCTTNCLAPMAQVLDEKFGIKTGVMTTIHAYTNDQNILDGPHRKGDFRRARAAAVNIIPNTTGAAKAIGLVLPSLKGKLDGAAQRVPVVTGSITELTVLLNKKVTVVDINEAMKNAANESFGYTEDPIVSSDVIGISYGSLFDGTQTKVMTLGDEQLIQVFAWYDNEMSYVNQLCRTVNHIANFNGINNG; this is encoded by the coding sequence ATGACAAAGAAAAGAATTGCAATTAATGGCTTTGGACGCATTGGTCGTTTAACTTTAAGAATATTAATGAATTATGAAAATATTGAGGTTGTAGCAATTAATGATTTAGGTGATGTTAAGATGTTAGGTCATTTATTAAAATATGATTCAGCACAAAAGCGATTTGATAAGGAAGTTATTATTAAGGAATCAAGTTTAGTTATTGATGGTCATGAAATTAAAATTGTATCTGAAAAGGATCCTAAAAATTTACCGTGAAAAGAGTTAAATATTGATGTTGTCGTTGAATCAACAGGGTTATTTGTTACTAAGGAAAGTGCTGCAACTCATATAGCTGCGGGAGCTAAAAAAGTTGTAATTTCAGCACCTGCGGGAGCTGATTTAAAAACTGTTGTGTTTAATGTTAATCATCATGAAATTGTTGCTAGTGATACTATTATCTCAGCGGCGTCTTGTACAACTAATTGTTTAGCACCAATGGCACAAGTATTAGATGAAAAATTTGGTATTAAAACTGGGGTGATGACAACAATTCATGCTTATACTAATGATCAAAATATTTTGGATGGGCCACATCGTAAAGGTGATTTTAGAAGAGCAAGAGCTGCGGCAGTTAATATTATTCCAAATACTACGGGAGCTGCTAAAGCGATTGGGTTAGTATTACCAAGTTTAAAAGGAAAATTAGATGGTGCAGCTCAAAGAGTACCAGTAGTTACTGGTTCAATTACTGAGTTAACTGTCCTTTTAAATAAAAAAGTAACAGTTGTTGATATTAATGAAGCAATGAAAAATGCTGCTAATGAGTCTTTTGGTTATACTGAAGATCCGATTGTTTCTAGTGATGTTATTGGTATTAGTTATGGTTCATTATTTGATGGTACCCAAACTAAAGTAATGACTTTAGGAGATGAACAATTAATCCAAGTTTTTGCTTGATATGATAATGAAATGTCATATGTTAATCAACTATGCCGAACAGTTAATCATATTGCAAACTTTAATGGAATAAATAATGGCTAA
- a CDS encoding transposase family protein produces MLDKYKDENKFYSLIGIKYKTFMKMVEILKEAEAKQKQIGGRPNKLSIEQRLLMTLEYWKEYSTYRVLLQKI; encoded by the coding sequence ATGTTAGATAAATACAAAGACGAAAATAAATTTTATAGTCTAATAGGCATAAAATATAAAACTTTCATGAAAATGGTAGAAATTTTAAAAGAAGCTGAAGCTAAACAAAAACAAATTGGTGGTAGACCAAATAAATTATCAATAGAGCAAAGATTACTTATGACTTTAGAATATTGAAAAGAATATAGTACATATCGCGTATTATTGCAAAAAATATAA